One Drosophila willistoni isolate 14030-0811.24 chromosome 2R unlocalized genomic scaffold, UCI_dwil_1.1 Seg167, whole genome shotgun sequence DNA segment encodes these proteins:
- the LOC111518656 gene encoding uncharacterized protein LOC111518656 — protein MTINSVSLGLLVVLFVWIQVPFGVSKSIPQIVVNDANSNKAIVNATTGINATELKKNVTELSQSGEKSNLISKRIGHKKREADPDVGFSFDELHSPCDLDSSGRALLIEYFPAICKWMWNYRHVNEGYYRIFKTFQLEAFFFGQYYERLKRYEIDPHSFEYYNTHV, from the exons TGACAATCAATTCAGTGAGTTTGGGTTTACTTGTAGTTCTATTTGTATGG ATACAAGTTCCTTTCGGGGTTAGCAAAAGTATTCCACAAATTGTTGTCAACGATGCCAATTCTAACAAGGCCATAGTTAATGCCACAACTGGAATTAACGCTACTGAATTGAAGAAAAATGTTACAGAGTTAAGTCAGTCAGGTGAAAAGAGTAATCTCATTTCAAAACGAATTGGCCATAAGAAACGTGAAGCTGATCCGGATGTGGGATTCAGTTTTGATGAATTGCATTCGCCGTGTGATCTAGACAGTAGTGGAAGAGCTTTACTTATTGAATATTTTCCCGCTATTTGCAAATGGATGTGGAATTATAGACATGTTAACGAAGGTTATTATCGCATCTTCAAGACCTTTCAGTTGGAGGCATTTTTCTTTGGCCAATATTACGAGCGTTTGAAGCGTTATGAGATTGATCCACATTCATTTGAATATTACAATACACATGTCTAA